The Ignavibacteria bacterium genome contains the following window.
TCCACTTGAAACAGAAACTTCCTGGACTGCATTAGTTGCAAGTCCAACTGCTCTTCTATTACCATAAGGGTCATTTAAAGTTATTCCATTTAATGTGTATGCAATTTCATTTCCATAACCACCTCGAATGTGAATATCCCCATCATTTCCAACAACAACACCAGCTTGTAATTTAATTACATCAGCAATTTGATCAACGGGTAGTTCATCTATTTTATCACTTGTAATTGAAGCAACCGGATTAGTTAAATCCTGTCTGATTAATGGATTTCGCTCTCCTTGAACAACAACAGGAGGTAGATCAATCGAACCTTGTGTAAGAGCAAACTCTAATCTTGTAGTAAAATCGACATTTACTCTTACATCTTTGATAGTTTGTTTTTGATAACCAACTACAGATGCAGTTACATTATAGACTCCTGGAGGAACATTAAGAATAACAAACTCTCCATTAAGATTTGTAGCTGCACCAAGTTGGGTTCCTTCGACAATGACATTGGCAAAAGGTATTGGTTCCTTTGTATCCTTGTCGATTACTCTACCGGCAATTTTCCCTGTATTACCTGCATAGATAAATTGAATGGTCAGGAAAATTGTCAGGAAGGCAAGAAGAATTTTGTTTTTCATTTCAACCTCACTTATGAAGTTTTTTGATTTAAATTTTTTCAAAATTAAGTAATAAAATTATTTCAGTTCAAGCTAAAGAGGTTCTATGACGATAGAAATTTAAAGCGGTTGCGATCATCATCATATTTGTGACAAGCGCACTTCCACCATAACTCATTAAAGGTAAAGGAATTCCAATGACAGGTACTAATCCAATAGTCATTCCAATGTTTATAAATATATGAGTTAAAAAAACTGATATTATCATTATGATCACACTGCTTCGAAATACAGAATCAGTTGTTCGAGCAATGTAAAGTAATCGTGAAATCACAATAAAATAAAGTATCAAAACAAAAACTGATCCTACAAATCCAAATTCTTCACCAACTACACAAAAAATAAAATCGGTCCACTGCTCAGGAATAAATTTCAATTGGGTTTGACTGCCCGACATAAAACCTTTGCCGAATAAACCACCTGATCCAACTGCAATTTTAGCTTGAAGTGCGTTGTATCCACTGCCAAGTGGATCATAATTAGGATCAAGAAAGTTCTTAATTCTGTTAATCTGGTGAGGTGATAAAAATTTGAAAAACAATTCAACCAAAATAGCTGCAGATAAATTCAATCCAAAAATTCCAAGTGATAGAAATAATTCTTTTTTGAAATAAATCAATACAACTATCACGAAAATTAGAGAAATTAAAAGCGGGATAAAGCCAAGCAAAGATAAAACTGCAACAATAATCGGACTTATTAAAACAAAAACTGAAAAACCTGATAATCCATTCCAGAACAATCCAAATAAAAAAATCGAGAAAAAGACAATTGCAGTTCCAATGTCTTTCTGAAGAACTATTAACATTGCGGGGATTGCAACTATTAAACTTACTGTCAAAAATCCTTTTATAGAATTAACATTAAAATCTTTTCTCGAATAAATACTCGAAAGCATAAGTATAACAGCGAATTTGGAAATTTCTGACGGCTGTAAGGAGAAAAAACCAATGTTAATCCAGTTTTGATTTCCAGATACTTTTTTACCAATGAATAAAACAATTACCAAAAGTAAAATTGAAATAATGTAGAATGGCAGTGCAGCAAGATTAAAAACTTTTAGAGGCAGATTATAAACAATCAAACCAAGTAGTAAACCCAAAATTGCAAATGTTAGCTGCTTATAAAAGTTAATGTGAAGATATGGAAGATTATAAGTCGAACTATATATAGACACAAGTCCAATGACAATGATTAGAAATGAAGAAATAAAAAGGTAAAGATCAAGATCCCTTGAAAGATTACCTTCAATTTTTTCAGATTTAATTTTTGTTTGCTGCCAGGGCTTGAACATCTTTTGTTTTATCTTTTAGATAGAATTCAATTAATCGTTTAGCGATTGGAGCTGCAACTGCACCGCCAAAACCTGCATTTTCAACAATTACAGCAATTGCAATTTTTGGATTTTCAAAAGGAGCAAAACCAATAAACCATGCGTGATCTTTCCCGTGCGGATTTTGAGCCGTTCCTGTTTTACCAGCCACATTAATTCCTGGAATACGAACGTGCGTGGCTGTTCCTGCACCGTTTACTACTAAAAACATTCCTTGTTTGACCAATTCCATCGCTTCAGCTTTAATTGGAAGCTTCTTTCCTTCAATCGGAATGATTATTTCTTTTGGATCAGCTTCTGGATTAAAAAACTTTCGTACCGCATGTGGTCTATAAAGAGTTCCACCATTAGCTATAGCTGAAACATAAACAGCCATTTGCAGTGGTGTAACTCCAAGCTCACCCTGACCAACACCTAAGCTTACCACATAACCTTTCGTCCATTTCCCTTTACCATAAATTTTATCATAAAACTCAACCGATGGAAGAATACCTGATATCTCTTCGTAAATATCAATTCCAGTTTTTTGACCAAACCCAAACATTCTCCCATATTTAGTCCATCTTTCAAATCCATTTTTCAAAATCAAACTAAAGAAAAATGTATTGCAGGATTTTTCAATTGCGTGAACGACATTTAATCCCCCATGAGTACCCATACATTTGTAAAAATGATTCCCAAAAGAAAAACCTCCACCACACGGATATACATATTTTTCATCTATTATTCCATCATTTAAAGCTGCCAGAGCATTGATTGGTTTAAAACAAGAACCAGGTGGATAAATAGAACTTGTTGCTCTGTTAAACAAAGGTTTATTCTTATCAGAATTTAACTGTCGCCAGATTGAAGCAGGGGTTAGACTTGCAAAGTCTGACAAATCAAAATCAGGTTTACTAACGAGTGTTAAAATCTCTCCATTTGAAGGATCTATTGCTACAATTGCACCGCTTTTATCGGCAAGTAGTTCCTCAGCAAGTTTCTGCAGTTCACCGTCAATTGTCAGCTGCGCATTATATCCAGAAACCGGTTTAACATCATTTTTGCCCTCGTTAACTGGACCGACTTCTCTTCCTTTTGAGTCTACATAAACAAATTGTTTCCCTTTTACACCACGAAGATACTCTTCATAATATTTTTCCAGACCGCTGTGGCCAACAAAGTCACCCATTATATAAACATCTTTTTTCTCTTCTAATTCTTTTCGAGAAATTTCTTTACAATATCCAAACAAGTGAGATGCTCGAACCCCATATGGATAGGATCTTTGCATATCAATTTTGTAATCAACACCGGGTAACGCTTCTTTATTTTCTTCAAGCCAGCTTATTTGTTCAAATGTTAACCCTCTCTGAATTCTTAAAGGGATGAATGGTGAAAAGTTTTTATTAGCTTTTAATAAATATTTGATATAACCAGGTTTTAATTTGAAATAATTTTCAAGAATCGGGATTAGTGTTGTGTCAAAGTAATATGGAGTAATTCGAAGAGTAAATCCTGGTTGATTATCAACTAAAACTTTCCAGTTTCTGTCATAAAATATTCCACGATAAGGTTCGATTATCTTTTCTTTAATCGCATTTTTTTCAGATGTTTTTTGATACTTTTCATTTTCAATAATTTGAATTTGATAAAGCCTGAAACCAAGAGAGAGAAAAAGTATAATTGTCATAAAAGAAATGATACTCGTTCGAACCTTTGGAGATATCTCTCTTGTCGGCGTCATTACCTCACCTCTCTCTTTTTCTGGAAGAACAATAAAAACAAACTGAAAACCATAGTGACCAGTGTTGGAATTAATCCATAATTAACATAAACTAAAATAAGATATTTAAAATCTACATTGCTTGTGATAAAAATATAAACAAGTCTTTCTATCAATGATGAAACCAAAAGAATTATAAAAAATGCAGATGAAATTATATCTCTTTCATCTAAATCCTCTTTAGCAAAATAACCAGCAAAGAAAGCAGCAATTAGTTTTGAAAGTGCGTTTGCACCTATCACACCATAACTAAATATATCCATCAAAAGTCCAAATATAAAACCTGATACCATTCCAGGAATTTGACCATTCAAAAGCGTGAAATAAATAAGTCCAATCAACAATAAATCTGGTTTTATGTAATTAAAAGAAATTATCTCAACAACAATAAGTTGAAAAAAAAGTAAGATGACTAAATAAATCGTTGAATTCAGTATTCGATCATTCACTTTGACTTAATAGAAAATTTAATTTTTGATTATTTAAACTCGTCTCACTAATAAAACAAAACCTAATTTCATTAAGATCGCAGGATGGTTTTGCTGTAATGTCATAAAATAAAGTCTCTTTTGACTGAGAAGCATAAGTAACTCGGGCAACTGGTAACCCTGAAGGAAATAACGAACTGAACTCTGATGTAATAAAAAGGTCACCTTCTCTGACATCGGCGGATTTATTTACATTAAAAATTTTAAACTTCTCACCGTCCCAACTTAAAATTCCCAGTGCACCAGATCGAGCATTCTTTACACTAATTCTAACATTTAGATTATTGATTGTATAAACAACTGAATAATTTGACATTAAATCAGAAACATATCCAATTAAACCTGATGAACTAAAGACTGTAGCATTTAATCTAACCCCATCGTTTTTACCTTTGTTAATAATAAATTTGTTACCCGCCGGATCGCTAGATTTTAAAATTATCCTTGCATTGATAAGTTTAACTGGATTTTCTTTTTCGAATTTTAAAAGTTCAATAAGTTCATTCCTTTCCTTTTCAAATTCTCGAAGTTTTAAAAGCTGCTGAGTTAGTTCAGCATTTTCTTTTTTTAAGATTTCTAGTTCAGTCTTTGAATAAATGAAATCTTCGAATGGAGATTTTATATAATCAATTAAACCGTAAATAATAAAAGATGTTTTTCGAAGGTTGGAAATTTCTTTTGAGTCATTCAGACTTAACAAAAACAATGAAGCGAGTAAAAGGATGGAAAATATAACATATTGTCTGTAATTATTTATAAATCTAACTAACCAGTAAATCATCTCAATATCTTCTGCTTCGGATTAAAACTTTTTCATACTTATCGAAATTTTCCAAAACTTTACCAACTCCACGAACAACAGCAGTCAATGGATCTTCAGCCACATGAACAGGGAGATTTGTTTCCAATTTTATTCTTTCGTCAAGTCCTTTAAGTAAAGCACCGCCACCAGTTAACATTATTCCACGATCAAGAATATCTGCACTAAGTTCAGGAGGAGTCTTTTCAAGTGTAACTCGCACAGCTTCTACAATTTGATCGATTGGTTCTTTTAGAGCTTCTCTAATATCTTCAGAACTTACTTCTACAGAAGTTGGAATTCCCTGAACAAGATCCCGACCTTTAACCTGAATAGTGATTTCTTCTGGTAATTCAATTGCAGAACCAACTTGAATTTTTATCATTTCAGCAGTTCTTTCACCGATTAATATGTTGTAATTTTTCTTGAAGTACTGAACGATTGCATTATTCATTTCATCACCAGCAATTCGAATTGATTCATCAGTTACAATTCCTGAAAGAGCAATTACGGCAATTTCCGTTGTTCCACCACCAATATCAATGATCAGATTTCCAACGGGTGATTCAACATCACATCCTATTCCTATTGCAGCTGCCATTGGTTCCGCAATCAAATGAACTTCTTTTGCGCCTGCATGCTCAGCTGAATCTCGAACTGCTCTTTTTTCAACTTCAGTTATGCCAGTTGGAACTGCAATTACAATACGTCTGCTTGGTAGCAATCCGCCCTTTGCCATCTTGATGAATGTTCTCAACATTCCTTCAGCAATTTCGAAATCAGCAATTACACCATCACGAAGCGGACGGCTAACTCTTACATCTCTGTGTTCTCTTCCCTGAATTTCTTTTGCCTGATTTCCAACTGCAATAATTCTTTTTGTATTTTTATCAAATGCAACTATTGAAGGTTCATTTAAAACGATCCCTTTACCTTTAATGTAGATTAAGGTATTGGCTGTCCCTAAATCAATTGCAATGTCTGATGAAAAAATATTAAATATTCCCATATTTAATCCTAATGTTTAAAGTGCCTGATTTTAGTTAATACCATTTTTAAGTTATTGTCATTTGCAAATTTTATAACTTCAGTATCTCTTACAGAACCACCAGGTTGTATGAAAGATTTTGCACCAGCTTTGTAAGCAATTTCAACTGAATCAGCAAATGGGAAAAATCCATCTGAAGCTACAACTGAATTTTCCAGATTATGATTAAACTCTCGCGCTTTCATTATTGCAATTTTAACTGCATCAACTCGTGAGGTTTGTCCACCTCCTATTCCAAGCGTCATTCCATTCCTTGCGAAAACAATTGCATTTGATCTTACATATTTCGCAACAGTAAAAGCAAAGATTAAGTCTTCAAGTTCATTTTCATCTGGTCGTTGATAAGTAACAAATTCAAGCTCATCTTTATTAATCACAATTTTATCTTTAGACTGAACTAATAAACCATCAGGGATTGATCTAATTTCATTTTTGCTCAGGAATGATTTCTTTTCTTTAAAGTTTTTATCTACCAAAATTAATCTGCGATCTTTTTTCTTTTTTAAAACTTCAAGGGCATCATCTTGAAATTCTGGTGCAATTATGACTTCTAAAAAGATTTCATTTAATTTTTCAGCCGTTTGCTTATCCACCTTTTGATTGAAAGCAACAATCCCACCAAACGCAGATATTGAATCTGATCTTAAAGCTTTTTCAAATGCTTCTTGAACTGAATTACCCAGAGCTACACCGCAAGGTGAATTATGCTTGATTATAGCGCAAGCGCATTTGTCAAATTCAAAAACAAGTTCAGCGGCTGAAACAATATCAAGAATATTATTATATGAAAGTTCTTTACCATGAATTGGTTGAAATATTTTTAAGAAATTACCATAAAGTTTTGCACTTTGATGTGGATTTTCTCCATATCTCAAAACCTTTTCCAATGGAAACGTGAGGTTCAAATTGACTTCTTTACTGAAATATCTGCTTATTGCGATATCATATTCTACAATTCGTTGGAAAGCTTCAGCAGCAAGCATTCTTCGAAAATCAACCGTTGTTGATCCATTATGCTCTCTTAATTCTTTGATTAAATAATCATATTGATTTATTGAAGATACCACAACAACTGATTCATAATTTTTTGCTGCCGAGCGAATTAGAGTTGGTCCACCGATATCAATATTTTCAATCACTTCTAACTCTGAAATATTTTCTTTCTCTACAACCCTTTCAAATGGATAGAAATTAACAATCACAAGGTCAAATGGCTCAACTCCAGCTTCTCTCAATTCATTTAAATGTTTTTCTGAATCTTTTCTGGCAAGAATTGCGGCATGAACTAAAGGATGAAGTGATTTAACTCTTCCATCGAGCAGTGATGAGATCCCAGAAATTTCACTCAAGGGTTTGATATTGAGAAAATTATTTTTAAGAAACTCGAATGTTCCACCCGATGAATAAATTTCAATTCCAAATTTCTCCAGAACTTTTACTAATTCAATCAAATTAGATTTGTCGTAAACGCTTATTAATGCCCGCTTAACTGGTAATAAATTTATCATCTTAAATTGTCTAAATTAATCTTTCCATCTATTATTTTTTGAATAACCTCAGGATAAACTTTATGCTCGAGTTTCAAAACTTTTTCTGCAATTTCTTCAGGACTTCTGCAATCCGAAATATCGACCTGCTCCTGATATATAATCTGCCCTTCATCATAATTTTCATTAACTAGATGAACAGTTACACCCGAAACTTTTTCACCCTTCTGAAATACAGCATTATGAACATTCATTCCATACATTCCTTTTCCGCCAAATTTCGGGAGCAAAGCAGGATGAATGTTTATGATTCGGTTTTGATATTTTTTAATTACTGAAACAGGCACAAGCTTCATATAACCTGCAAGCACAATTAAATCTGGTTCATACCTATCAAGCAAATCAATGAGCGATTCTTCAAAATTATTTTTATGAAAAAATTTTTCACTGAGATGAAAAGCAGGAATGTTATTTCTCTTTGCAATTTCTAAAGCACCAGAACCTGAATTATTACTCAACACAAAAACTATTTCACAATTTAATTTACCCTCTTCAATCCTATCAATAATTGCCTGCAAGTTTGAACCTCTCCCTGAAGCAAAAACACAAATCCGAAATTTTTCAACATTCATCTCAAATGGTGTTGCAATTTAGTTAATGATTAAAATTTTATCAATTTTTTGAGAAATTTAGCTGAATTTTGTGATTTTTCCCTCTGCACAGTTCAGACAAATTTTAAAAATTATTGTTTATTCTCTCCCTTAAATTTTTAGCCTGTGACTTAACCGAGCTTTCAAAATCAAAGTCATCAAATTCTAAAATCTTAGAAATATAATTATCAGCTGTTGTATAATTTTTACTATTGAATTCAAGTCTTGCAAGATATAAGAATGCAAATGCTTTAGCCCAAAGTTCTTCATTCGAATTAATTTTAACTACATCCCTAAGGAATCGTCTCGCGTTTACAGTATCATTTAATTTGTAATAACTTAAACCTTTCAAATATAAAGCAATGATTCTCTTGTTGTCATTAATATTATCTTTTAATATTTCATCGAATTGATTGATGGCTGAATTGAATTGTCCTGAGCGAAGAAAATTCCAGGCATAGAAAATTTTTAAAATGGTTTCATCAAAATTTGAGTTAATGATCTTTTTAGCCATTCGTTGATGAAATTTATCTTCGCTTATTTTTGAATTAACTGATATTGCTTTCTCGAAATTAATCTTTGACAATCCTCTGTTATTTAAAAAGTAATAAGAAAGAGCCGTACGAAAATATGCTGTTGGTTTGTATTGATCCTGTTCATATTTCTGAATGAAGATATTATAGTTTGAAATTGCCTCGGAGAAATTATTTTGATAAAAGTTACAATCACCTATCAAGAAATAACTTAAATCCTTCACAGCAGAAATTTCAACAGAATTATTTGAAATGATTTTTTGAAGGTAATTTTTTGCTTCATCAATTCGATGAAGTTTAATAAGCTCAACGGCTGCAGAATAAACGAACAATTCATTATCTGGATATTTTGAAGCAAGTTCTTTCAGCAAATTAAAAGCTTTTTGATTGTCATTTAATGAGGCAGAATAAAACTGGGAAAGAAAATACATTGCTTCGACCCTGGCAAAATTTCCACGAGTCGCTACAAGTTGAATATCCTTTAATCCCTGTCTAACATCTCCTTTCAATCCTACAATACTTAATAAACCTCTTAATGAAGATGGAACTAGATTTAGTGAAAAACTGAACAACCCTCGCCACAAATAACCATCATAAAAAGCTGGGTCAAGTTCAATTAAATCATCAGTCCAGCTGATTGATTTTTTAGCAGCCCAGAGTCCATCGATGTATTGTCTGTCCATAAAAAACATTAATGCCCGATATCCATAAATGCTCGAAAGACAAAAGTATGCCCAGCGATCATCTTTATTTTTATTCAGGATTGATTCAGCTCTTTCGATTGTCTCTTTACTCAAATTCTCAAATTTCTCGAAATCTGATTTTCTTTTATCGCCAATAAATCTCCACACATAAATATTGGAAAGATACAACAAAGGACGAGCATCATCAGTTCTAAGCCTGGATAAAGTCGAGAGATGATTTTCTGCTTCATTAAACTTGAAGTTAAAAACTAGATCAAGCGATTGCTTTAATTTCTTTTCATAATCATTTGAATTTTGAGCAAAGACACTTGAAATTAAAATGAAAAAAAGCAGCGATAATCTTTTCATCATCAGGATTTCTGGCGAGAAGTTTTATGCTTATAAGAAGCTTTCACAAATTCTCTAAACAGTGGATGAGGTTTTAATGCACGAGATTTTAATTCAGGATGAAATTGACAACCAAGAAACCAAGGGTGATCTTTCAGCTCAATAATTTCGACAAGAGTTCCATCAGGTGATAATCCACTGAAAATCATTCCATTATCTTGAAGAATTTTTCTGAACTTATTATTCACTTCATAACGATGTCGATGTCTTTCTGAAATCAATTCTGTTTTATAAGCCTCGTAAGCCTTAGTGCCCTTTTCAATTATGCAGGGATAAGCACCAAGTCTCATCGTTCCACCTAAATCTTTTATCTTTCTTTGATCAGGCATAAGGTCAATAACATTCTGTCTCGTCTTTCGAAATTCTGTACTGTTAGCTTGTTTTAATCCACAGACATTTCTTGCAAATTCAATTACAGCACATTGCATTCCAAGACAAATTCCAAAAAATGGCAACTTATTTTCTCTTGCGTATTGAATTGCTCTTATTTTACCTTCAATTCCTCTTTCTCCGAAACCACCAGGAACAAGCAGTCCATGAACATTTTTAAGTAATTCAGCTGGATCTTCATACTCAAATTTTTCTGCATTTAACCAAATAAGGTTTACCTTTAATTTGTTTTCAGCACCAGCATGAACAAATGTTTCAATAATGCTTTTATATGCATCATGCAGCTCAACATACTTACCGCAAATTCCAATATTAACTTCATCTTCAGGCTTCTTAATTCGTTCAACGAAGTTGATCCATTGATCAATTTTCAATTTACCTGGATTGAGGTGAAGTTTTTCGAGAACAAGTTCATCCAATTTTTCTTTTAATAAAATAAGTGGAACTTCATAGATAGACGATGTATCGTTTGCTGAAATTACTTCATTAGGTTGGACATTGCAGAATAAAGCTATTTTGGATTTTATTTCTTTTGGTAATTTTTTTTCAGAACGACAGACGATTATATCTGGTTGAACTCCCATTTCAAGAAGGCTTTTAACTGAATGTTGTGTAGGTTTAGTTTTCAATTCACCTGATGCAGCAATAAACGGAACCAGAGTTACATGAATACACAAAGAATTTTTTCTTCCCATAGAGAGCATAATTTGTCGCATTGCTTCGATGAACGGCTGACTTTCAATGTCTCCGACGGTTCCACCAATTTCAGTAATCACAATGTCATAATCACCGCTGTTGCCTAAAAAGGTAATTCTTTTTTTTATCTCATCGGTAATATGTGGAATTACCTGAACCGTTGCACCTAAATAATCGCCTCTTCGTTCTTTAGTAATTACTTCAAAATAAACCTGACCAGCAGTTGTATTATTATGCCTTGTTGTAACTATATCAAGAAATCTTTCATAATGACCTAAATCGAGATCCGTTTCAGCTCCATCATCAGTGACATAAACTTCACCATGCTGAAAAGGACTCATTGTCCCTGGATCAACATTAATATATGGATCGAATTTTTGAATTGTAACTCGATAACCTCTTGATTTTAGTAACAAACCAAGGGAAGCCGCAGTGATTCCTTTACCAATTGAAGAAACAACTCCGCCTGTAAGAAATATATATTTAAC
Protein-coding sequences here:
- a CDS encoding rod shape-determining protein, with the protein product MGIFNIFSSDIAIDLGTANTLIYIKGKGIVLNEPSIVAFDKNTKRIIAVGNQAKEIQGREHRDVRVSRPLRDGVIADFEIAEGMLRTFIKMAKGGLLPSRRIVIAVPTGITEVEKRAVRDSAEHAGAKEVHLIAEPMAAAIGIGCDVESPVGNLIIDIGGGTTEIAVIALSGIVTDESIRIAGDEMNNAIVQYFKKNYNILIGERTAEMIKIQVGSAIELPEEITIQVKGRDLVQGIPTSVEVSSEDIREALKEPIDQIVEAVRVTLEKTPPELSADILDRGIMLTGGGALLKGLDERIKLETNLPVHVAEDPLTAVVRGVGKVLENFDKYEKVLIRSRRY
- a CDS encoding DUF3808 domain-containing protein gives rise to the protein MMKRLSLLFFILISSVFAQNSNDYEKKLKQSLDLVFNFKFNEAENHLSTLSRLRTDDARPLLYLSNIYVWRFIGDKRKSDFEKFENLSKETIERAESILNKNKDDRWAYFCLSSIYGYRALMFFMDRQYIDGLWAAKKSISWTDDLIELDPAFYDGYLWRGLFSFSLNLVPSSLRGLLSIVGLKGDVRQGLKDIQLVATRGNFARVEAMYFLSQFYSASLNDNQKAFNLLKELASKYPDNELFVYSAAVELIKLHRIDEAKNYLQKIISNNSVEISAVKDLSYFLIGDCNFYQNNFSEAISNYNIFIQKYEQDQYKPTAYFRTALSYYFLNNRGLSKINFEKAISVNSKISEDKFHQRMAKKIINSNFDETILKIFYAWNFLRSGQFNSAINQFDEILKDNINDNKRIIALYLKGLSYYKLNDTVNARRFLRDVVKINSNEELWAKAFAFLYLARLEFNSKNYTTADNYISKILEFDDFDFESSVKSQAKNLRERINNNF
- the mreC gene encoding rod shape-determining protein MreC, coding for MIYWLVRFINNYRQYVIFSILLLASLFLLSLNDSKEISNLRKTSFIIYGLIDYIKSPFEDFIYSKTELEILKKENAELTQQLLKLREFEKERNELIELLKFEKENPVKLINARIILKSSDPAGNKFIINKGKNDGVRLNATVFSSSGLIGYVSDLMSNYSVVYTINNLNVRISVKNARSGALGILSWDGEKFKIFNVNKSADVREGDLFITSEFSSLFPSGLPVARVTYASQSKETLFYDITAKPSCDLNEIRFCFISETSLNNQKLNFLLSQSE
- the rodA gene encoding rod shape-determining protein RodA, which encodes MFKPWQQTKIKSEKIEGNLSRDLDLYLFISSFLIIVIGLVSIYSSTYNLPYLHINFYKQLTFAILGLLLGLIVYNLPLKVFNLAALPFYIISILLLVIVLFIGKKVSGNQNWINIGFFSLQPSEISKFAVILMLSSIYSRKDFNVNSIKGFLTVSLIVAIPAMLIVLQKDIGTAIVFFSIFLFGLFWNGLSGFSVFVLISPIIVAVLSLLGFIPLLISLIFVIVVLIYFKKELFLSLGIFGLNLSAAILVELFFKFLSPHQINRIKNFLDPNYDPLGSGYNALQAKIAVGSGGLFGKGFMSGSQTQLKFIPEQWTDFIFCVVGEEFGFVGSVFVLILYFIVISRLLYIARTTDSVFRSSVIIMIISVFLTHIFINIGMTIGLVPVIGIPLPLMSYGGSALVTNMMMIATALNFYRHRTSLA
- the purH gene encoding bifunctional phosphoribosylaminoimidazolecarboxamide formyltransferase/IMP cyclohydrolase, with amino-acid sequence MINLLPVKRALISVYDKSNLIELVKVLEKFGIEIYSSGGTFEFLKNNFLNIKPLSEISGISSLLDGRVKSLHPLVHAAILARKDSEKHLNELREAGVEPFDLVIVNFYPFERVVEKENISELEVIENIDIGGPTLIRSAAKNYESVVVVSSINQYDYLIKELREHNGSTTVDFRRMLAAEAFQRIVEYDIAISRYFSKEVNLNLTFPLEKVLRYGENPHQSAKLYGNFLKIFQPIHGKELSYNNILDIVSAAELVFEFDKCACAIIKHNSPCGVALGNSVQEAFEKALRSDSISAFGGIVAFNQKVDKQTAEKLNEIFLEVIIAPEFQDDALEVLKKKKDRRLILVDKNFKEKKSFLSKNEIRSIPDGLLVQSKDKIVINKDELEFVTYQRPDENELEDLIFAFTVAKYVRSNAIVFARNGMTLGIGGGQTSRVDAVKIAIMKAREFNHNLENSVVASDGFFPFADSVEIAYKAGAKSFIQPGGSVRDTEVIKFANDNNLKMVLTKIRHFKH
- a CDS encoding phosphoribosylglycinamide formyltransferase, which codes for MNVEKFRICVFASGRGSNLQAIIDRIEEGKLNCEIVFVLSNNSGSGALEIAKRNNIPAFHLSEKFFHKNNFEESLIDLLDRYEPDLIVLAGYMKLVPVSVIKKYQNRIINIHPALLPKFGGKGMYGMNVHNAVFQKGEKVSGVTVHLVNENYDEGQIIYQEQVDISDCRSPEEIAEKVLKLEHKVYPEVIQKIIDGKINLDNLR
- a CDS encoding CTP synthase yields the protein MAGKKVKYIFLTGGVVSSIGKGITAASLGLLLKSRGYRVTIQKFDPYINVDPGTMSPFQHGEVYVTDDGAETDLDLGHYERFLDIVTTRHNNTTAGQVYFEVITKERRGDYLGATVQVIPHITDEIKKRITFLGNSGDYDIVITEIGGTVGDIESQPFIEAMRQIMLSMGRKNSLCIHVTLVPFIAASGELKTKPTQHSVKSLLEMGVQPDIIVCRSEKKLPKEIKSKIALFCNVQPNEVISANDTSSIYEVPLILLKEKLDELVLEKLHLNPGKLKIDQWINFVERIKKPEDEVNIGICGKYVELHDAYKSIIETFVHAGAENKLKVNLIWLNAEKFEYEDPAELLKNVHGLLVPGGFGERGIEGKIRAIQYARENKLPFFGICLGMQCAVIEFARNVCGLKQANSTEFRKTRQNVIDLMPDQRKIKDLGGTMRLGAYPCIIEKGTKAYEAYKTELISERHRHRYEVNNKFRKILQDNGMIFSGLSPDGTLVEIIELKDHPWFLGCQFHPELKSRALKPHPLFREFVKASYKHKTSRQKS
- the mreD gene encoding rod shape-determining protein MreD; translated protein: MNDRILNSTIYLVILLFFQLIVVEIISFNYIKPDLLLIGLIYFTLLNGQIPGMVSGFIFGLLMDIFSYGVIGANALSKLIAAFFAGYFAKEDLDERDIISSAFFIILLVSSLIERLVYIFITSNVDFKYLILVYVNYGLIPTLVTMVFSLFLLFFQKKREVR
- the mrdA gene encoding penicillin-binding protein 2, yielding MTPTREISPKVRTSIISFMTIILFLSLGFRLYQIQIIENEKYQKTSEKNAIKEKIIEPYRGIFYDRNWKVLVDNQPGFTLRITPYYFDTTLIPILENYFKLKPGYIKYLLKANKNFSPFIPLRIQRGLTFEQISWLEENKEALPGVDYKIDMQRSYPYGVRASHLFGYCKEISRKELEEKKDVYIMGDFVGHSGLEKYYEEYLRGVKGKQFVYVDSKGREVGPVNEGKNDVKPVSGYNAQLTIDGELQKLAEELLADKSGAIVAIDPSNGEILTLVSKPDFDLSDFASLTPASIWRQLNSDKNKPLFNRATSSIYPPGSCFKPINALAALNDGIIDEKYVYPCGGGFSFGNHFYKCMGTHGGLNVVHAIEKSCNTFFFSLILKNGFERWTKYGRMFGFGQKTGIDIYEEISGILPSVEFYDKIYGKGKWTKGYVVSLGVGQGELGVTPLQMAVYVSAIANGGTLYRPHAVRKFFNPEADPKEIIIPIEGKKLPIKAEAMELVKQGMFLVVNGAGTATHVRIPGINVAGKTGTAQNPHGKDHAWFIGFAPFENPKIAIAVIVENAGFGGAVAAPIAKRLIEFYLKDKTKDVQALAANKN